A DNA window from Providencia huaxiensis contains the following coding sequences:
- the tnpA gene encoding IS200/IS605 family transposase has product MGDEKSLAHTRWNCKYHIVFAPKYRRQVFYGEKRRAIGSILRKLCEWKNVRIVEAECCVDHIHMLLEIPPKMSVSSFMGYLKGKSSLMLYEQFGDLKFKYRNREFWCRGYYVDTVGKNTKRIQEYIKHQLEQDKLGEQLSLPYPGSPFTGRK; this is encoded by the coding sequence ATGGGGGACGAAAAGAGCTTAGCGCATACACGATGGAATTGTAAATATCACATTGTTTTTGCCCCAAAGTATAGAAGGCAAGTTTTCTACGGTGAAAAACGTAGGGCGATAGGTAGTATTTTAAGGAAATTGTGTGAGTGGAAAAATGTCAGGATAGTGGAGGCAGAATGTTGTGTTGACCACATACACATGCTTCTAGAAATCCCACCCAAGATGAGTGTTTCGAGCTTTATGGGGTATTTAAAAGGAAAAAGCAGTCTAATGCTTTATGAGCAATTTGGGGATTTAAAGTTTAAATATCGAAATAGAGAGTTTTGGTGCAGAGGGTACTATGTTGATACGGTAGGAAAGAATACGAAACGAATACAAGAATATATAAAACATCAGTTAGAACAGGATAAATTGGGAGAGCAATTGTCGCTCCCCTATCCGGGCAGCCCGTTTACGGGCCGTAAGTAA